The Moraxella haemolytica genome window below encodes:
- a CDS encoding pyridoxine 5'-phosphate synthase translates to MSNLPLLGVNIDHVATLRNARGVDYPCPIQVALLCEQAGADGITLHLREDRRHIKDADVYAMKDRLATRMNLEMAVTEEMLAIALDVQPTWVCLVPEKRQEVTTEGGLDVANLRRLPEFIQALQEKNILVSLFIDPEFHQIDTAIACGADAIELHTGAYAEAGLSGNMQLVSDELSRIKQAVRYAKEQSDTLLVNAGHGLTRENVSSIACIEGIHELNIGHSLIADAIFMGIDQAVKEMKTAFASKPIDIR, encoded by the coding sequence ATGTCAAATTTACCACTGCTTGGGGTTAATATTGACCATGTGGCGACACTTCGTAATGCACGAGGGGTTGATTACCCCTGTCCGATACAGGTGGCACTATTGTGCGAGCAGGCGGGTGCAGATGGTATTACGCTACATTTGCGTGAAGATCGCAGGCATATCAAGGACGCTGATGTCTATGCCATGAAAGATAGGCTAGCTACTCGCATGAATCTTGAGATGGCGGTAACCGAAGAAATGCTAGCCATCGCCCTTGATGTCCAGCCAACTTGGGTGTGCTTGGTGCCTGAAAAACGCCAAGAAGTTACCACAGAAGGTGGTCTTGATGTGGCAAATCTAAGAAGATTGCCGGAATTCATTCAAGCCTTGCAAGAAAAAAACATCTTGGTGTCGTTATTCATTGATCCAGAGTTTCATCAGATAGATACTGCCATCGCCTGTGGTGCTGATGCCATCGAGCTACACACAGGAGCGTATGCTGAGGCAGGGCTGTCGGGTAATATGCAACTTGTCAGTGATGAATTGAGTCGTATCAAACAGGCGGTGCGATACGCAAAAGAGCAGAGCGATACGCTACTTGTGAATGCAGGGCATGGCTTGACACGAGAGAATGTGTCCAGTATTGCTTGTATCGAAGGTATCCATGAGCTTAATATTGGGCATTCGCTCATTGCAGATGCGATATTCATGGGGATTGACCAGGCAGTCAAAGAAATGAAAACGGCCTTTGCTTCAAAGCCTATTGATATACGCTAA
- a CDS encoding DEAD/DEAH box helicase: MPQFDDAGAIGTLPNDSAVLENSKEKSESDGLTFEDLSLNKPILKALVKSGYTNPTPIQAGAIPHALSGRDLLLSAQTGSGKTAAFVLPILDKLSRQSCLDKHIYALILTPTRELAQQVHDNVRRYGANLRGMYSIPLVGGSPYGGQIRALRKGVQVVIATPGRLIDHMNEGRVDLSKLEVLVLDEADRMLDMGFADDIQTILQNAPASRQTVMSSATWDGAVGKIAESFTNNPEKVSIKVESGHIEESVYFCDDFHHKNKILLELLGNQDINQAVIFAATKRSTEQLTQTLTDAGLKARYLHGDLPQGKRNRIISDVKSGKCDFLVATDVAARGIDISAISHVVNYDLPRQVEDYVHRIGRCGRAGRTGVAMNLCSFDDRGQLRNINRYLKRTMSEETIEGFEPKRPPFEQEECRKNNPRKKDGRRFEGRRAEQGHRQDRTNKKARSSYDRQERQDWHDRPKRQDRRQENYTSDAPRERTFESRGRGFDGNRSYHRQSHHQDGRQSRPQHDRRTDGLYANTHEHGNTRPKRHSDKESGYGSHGEFRNRSRQEHRNERQDRPTNKLYKTPNQGMKKPRVVEEVFSSKRQDRAPKRRFQVN, translated from the coding sequence ATGCCCCAATTTGATGATGCAGGTGCAATCGGCACGCTGCCTAATGATTCTGCTGTCCTTGAAAATAGCAAAGAAAAAAGTGAGTCAGATGGTCTGACTTTTGAAGATTTATCACTCAATAAGCCTATCTTAAAAGCTCTGGTTAAAAGCGGTTACACCAATCCAACACCCATTCAAGCAGGGGCGATTCCCCATGCACTATCAGGTCGTGATTTGCTACTGTCAGCACAGACAGGTTCAGGCAAGACTGCGGCATTTGTATTACCTATCTTAGATAAACTGAGTCGCCAAAGCTGTCTTGATAAGCACATCTATGCACTGATTTTGACACCGACTCGTGAGTTGGCTCAACAGGTACATGATAATGTACGCCGTTATGGGGCGAATTTGCGTGGAATGTATAGCATTCCTTTGGTGGGTGGTTCGCCTTATGGTGGTCAGATTCGTGCCTTAAGAAAGGGTGTTCAGGTTGTCATTGCCACACCTGGTCGTCTGATTGACCACATGAACGAAGGTCGTGTGGATTTGTCCAAACTTGAGGTGTTGGTGCTAGATGAAGCCGACCGCATGCTTGACATGGGCTTTGCTGATGATATTCAGACCATCTTGCAAAATGCTCCGGCATCTCGCCAAACCGTCATGTCATCAGCAACTTGGGATGGTGCAGTGGGCAAGATTGCCGAAAGTTTCACTAACAATCCTGAGAAAGTCTCTATTAAGGTTGAGAGTGGACATATTGAAGAGTCGGTGTATTTTTGTGATGATTTTCATCACAAAAATAAGATTCTGTTGGAGCTGTTGGGCAATCAAGATATTAATCAAGCCGTGATTTTTGCTGCCACCAAACGCAGTACAGAACAGCTAACTCAGACACTGACTGACGCAGGGCTAAAAGCACGCTATTTACATGGTGATTTGCCACAAGGTAAAAGAAACCGCATCATCAGTGATGTCAAAAGCGGTAAATGCGACTTTTTGGTGGCGACCGATGTGGCGGCACGAGGCATTGATATCTCTGCCATCAGTCATGTGGTGAACTATGATTTGCCTCGTCAGGTTGAAGACTATGTACATCGTATCGGACGCTGTGGGCGTGCAGGGCGTACAGGTGTGGCAATGAACTTGTGTAGTTTTGATGATCGTGGGCAATTAAGAAATATTAACCGCTATCTAAAACGCACCATGAGCGAAGAGACCATTGAAGGTTTTGAGCCTAAGCGTCCCCCATTTGAACAAGAAGAATGCCGTAAGAATAACCCACGAAAAAAAGACGGTCGCCGTTTTGAGGGCAGACGAGCTGAGCAAGGTCATCGTCAGGACCGCACAAACAAAAAAGCGAGATCTTCTTATGACCGACAAGAACGCCAAGATTGGCATGACCGTCCAAAGCGTCAAGATCGTCGGCAGGAAAATTATACATCAGATGCTCCTCGTGAGCGTACCTTTGAAAGTAGGGGGCGTGGGTTTGATGGTAATCGTAGCTACCATCGCCAAAGTCACCACCAAGATGGTCGCCAATCTCGCCCACAACATGACAGACGCACAGATGGCTTGTATGCCAATACGCATGAGCATGGTAATACACGCCCTAAGCGTCATTCTGATAAAGAATCAGGGTATGGCAGTCATGGCGAATTTCGCAATCGCTCTCGCCAAGAGCATCGCAATGAGCGTCAAGATAGACCAACAAACAAGTTGTACAAGACGCCAAATCAGGGCATGAAAAAGCCAAGAGTGGTAGAAGAGGTATTTTCTTCTAAGCGTCAAGATAGGGCACCAAAACGCCGCTTCCAAGTAAACTAA
- the typA gene encoding translational GTPase TypA has protein sequence MADDIKHLRNIAIIAHVDHGKTTLVDKLLQQSGALGERSGEIERVMDSNALESERGITILAKNTAIRWTDGRTGTEYRINIVDTPGHADFGGEVERVMSMVDCVLLLVDSQEGPMPQTRFVTQKAFARGLKPIVIINKIDKPAARADWVIDQVFDLFDSLGATDEQLDFPIVYASGINGIAGLEPDNLAADMTPLFETIVDIVESPKVDADGPFQMQISSLDYNSFVGVIGVGRIQRGSVKTNTPVTVIDKDGNKRNGRILKIMGYHGLERVDVDSAQAGDIVCVTGLDSLNISDTICDPSNVEALPALSVDEPTVSMTFQVNDSPFAGKEGKFVTSRNIRERLDRELIHNVALRVEDTDSPEKFKVSGRGELHLSVLIENMRREGFELGVSRPQVIMKEIDGVMCEPYENVTFDVEEQHQGAVMQEMGERKGELTNMEVDGKGRIRIEATVPSRGLIGFRSAFLTMTSGTGIMTSSFSHYGPAKEGSVAKRQNGVLVSMVTGTCLGYALFSLQERGRLFAKPQLEVYEGMIVGINSRSDDMVVNPTKAKQLTNIRASGSDDAIILTPALDYTLEQALEFIEDDELVEVTPKSIRIRKRYLTENERKRLGRKKD, from the coding sequence ATGGCAGACGACATTAAGCATTTGCGTAACATCGCAATCATTGCCCATGTTGACCACGGTAAAACGACTTTGGTTGATAAACTATTGCAACAATCTGGTGCGTTAGGCGAGCGTTCAGGTGAGATTGAGCGTGTGATGGATTCCAACGCTTTGGAAAGTGAGCGAGGCATTACCATCTTGGCAAAAAACACCGCCATTCGTTGGACTGATGGTCGCACAGGTACTGAATACCGCATCAATATTGTGGACACCCCAGGCCATGCTGACTTCGGTGGAGAGGTAGAGCGTGTGATGTCGATGGTGGATTGTGTGCTGTTGCTGGTTGATAGTCAAGAAGGTCCAATGCCACAGACTCGCTTTGTTACTCAAAAAGCGTTTGCTCGTGGACTTAAGCCGATTGTTATCATTAACAAGATTGATAAGCCTGCCGCACGAGCTGATTGGGTGATTGACCAAGTATTTGATCTGTTCGACAGCTTAGGTGCGACTGATGAACAGCTTGATTTTCCTATCGTCTACGCATCTGGAATCAACGGCATTGCAGGTCTTGAGCCAGATAATTTAGCGGCTGACATGACCCCACTGTTTGAGACCATTGTGGATATCGTAGAATCGCCTAAGGTTGATGCCGATGGTCCATTCCAAATGCAAATCTCAAGCCTAGACTATAACAGTTTTGTTGGTGTTATTGGGGTGGGTCGTATTCAGCGTGGCTCGGTGAAAACCAACACACCTGTTACCGTGATTGATAAAGATGGTAATAAGCGTAATGGACGCATCTTAAAAATCATGGGGTATCATGGACTTGAGCGTGTTGATGTTGATTCTGCTCAAGCAGGCGATATCGTCTGTGTAACAGGTTTGGATAGTTTAAATATTTCAGACACCATTTGTGACCCATCTAATGTTGAGGCGTTGCCTGCATTGTCGGTTGATGAGCCGACCGTATCGATGACTTTTCAAGTCAATGACTCGCCTTTTGCAGGAAAAGAGGGTAAGTTTGTTACTTCTCGTAATATTCGTGAGCGTCTTGACCGTGAGTTGATTCATAATGTCGCCTTGCGTGTTGAGGATACTGACAGTCCAGAGAAGTTCAAAGTTTCAGGTCGTGGTGAGCTACATCTATCTGTGCTTATTGAGAACATGCGTCGAGAGGGCTTTGAGCTGGGTGTATCTCGTCCACAGGTTATCATGAAAGAGATTGATGGCGTGATGTGCGAGCCTTATGAGAATGTTACTTTTGATGTTGAAGAACAGCATCAAGGTGCAGTTATGCAAGAGATGGGAGAACGCAAAGGCGAGCTAACCAATATGGAGGTTGATGGCAAAGGTCGTATTCGTATCGAGGCGACAGTGCCGTCACGAGGACTGATTGGTTTTCGCTCAGCATTTTTGACCATGACATCAGGCACGGGCATCATGACTTCAAGCTTTAGCCATTATGGACCTGCCAAAGAGGGTTCGGTGGCAAAACGCCAAAATGGTGTATTGGTATCTATGGTAACAGGTACTTGCTTGGGTTATGCCCTATTTAGCTTACAAGAGCGTGGTCGTCTTTTTGCTAAGCCACAGCTTGAGGTCTATGAAGGCATGATTGTGGGTATTAACTCTCGTTCTGATGATATGGTGGTAAACCCAACAAAAGCAAAACAATTAACCAACATTCGTGCGTCTGGTTCGGATGATGCAATCATCTTAACACCTGCATTGGATTACACTTTGGAGCAAGCTTTGGAATTCATCGAAGATGATGAGTTGGTTGAAGTTACACCAAAATCAATTCGTATTCGTAAGCGTTATCTAACAGAAAATGAACGCAAGCGTCTTGGTCGTAAGAAAGACTGA
- the rlmD gene encoding 23S rRNA (uracil(1939)-C(5))-methyltransferase RlmD, with amino-acid sequence MTKHRPIHQHAKTQTQPVILNIHALTHDGRGIASYDDTHGNNSGKKVFVDFALPNETVKVAITGNKKSFDEGRAIEVLSPSTKRQMPFCRHFGVCGGCSLQHLHADEQLKHKQSVLANHLTHHAKVTPNHWLTPVVGKRTGYRTKARLGVRYLPKSGQLIVGFRKKNSNFLTDIDDCPILDNRINHHLKTLKATLAQLKGVGGITHLEFATGDESSQVAMVIRHTQKLNKQDRQSLIKLCQHLNWQLYLQPHGENSVHRIDSNELPNTQSTPPSGGLFYQLPNFDIRLECSPLDFTQVNLSVNSPMVLLACDLLDLQKGETVLDLFCGLGNFSLPLARCVGETGRVIGVEGSAEMVKRATMNAAQNGICHAEFYTQDLSQDFSDKPWAKRVDALLIDPPRSGAATVMAYLGNFQAKRIVYVSCDPITLARDTATIIAQGYRLTHAGVMDMFCHTGHVESIARFEKIHPISPTQNNQS; translated from the coding sequence ATGACCAAGCATCGCCCCATTCATCAGCACGCAAAAACCCAAACACAGCCTGTTATCCTAAACATCCATGCTTTAACACACGATGGGCGTGGCATCGCAAGCTATGACGACACACATGGCAACAACAGTGGCAAAAAAGTCTTTGTTGATTTTGCCTTGCCCAATGAAACAGTCAAAGTCGCCATCACAGGCAATAAAAAATCCTTTGATGAAGGACGAGCTATAGAAGTGCTCAGCCCCAGCACCAAAAGACAGATGCCTTTTTGCCGGCATTTTGGTGTGTGTGGTGGTTGTAGTTTGCAACATCTGCACGCTGATGAGCAACTAAAACATAAGCAGTCCGTGCTTGCCAATCATCTTACTCATCACGCCAAAGTTACCCCAAACCATTGGCTCACTCCTGTGGTCGGCAAGCGTACCGGCTATCGCACTAAAGCCAGACTTGGTGTTCGCTATTTACCAAAAAGTGGGCAACTCATTGTTGGATTTCGTAAAAAAAACAGCAACTTTCTCACCGATATTGATGACTGCCCCATCTTGGATAATCGAATCAACCATCATCTTAAGACGCTAAAAGCCACGCTCGCCCAGCTTAAAGGAGTTGGTGGTATTACGCACCTTGAATTTGCCACAGGTGATGAGTCATCACAAGTAGCAATGGTGATCAGACATACCCAAAAGCTCAACAAACAAGACAGACAATCACTCATCAAGCTCTGTCAACATCTAAACTGGCAATTGTATTTACAACCGCATGGTGAAAACAGTGTGCATCGTATTGATAGCAATGAATTGCCAAACACTCAAAGTACACCGCCATCAGGTGGGCTGTTTTATCAACTGCCAAATTTTGACATACGCTTAGAATGCTCACCGCTTGATTTTACGCAGGTTAATCTTTCGGTAAACTCACCAATGGTTCTGCTCGCCTGCGATCTATTAGACTTACAAAAAGGCGAGACCGTGCTTGATTTGTTCTGCGGTCTGGGTAATTTTAGCTTACCTTTGGCTCGCTGTGTGGGCGAAACAGGGCGTGTCATAGGTGTTGAAGGCAGTGCTGAGATGGTCAAGCGTGCTACCATGAATGCAGCACAAAACGGCATTTGTCATGCCGAGTTCTACACTCAGGATTTAAGCCAAGATTTCTCAGACAAGCCTTGGGCAAAGCGTGTTGATGCCTTGCTCATTGACCCACCTCGCTCAGGGGCTGCTACCGTCATGGCGTATTTAGGCAACTTTCAAGCCAAACGCATCGTCTATGTCTCTTGCGACCCCATCACGCTTGCCAGAGACACCGCTACCATCATCGCCCAAGGCTACCGTCTCACGCATGCTGGCGTTATGGATATGTTCTGCCATACAGGTCATGTTGAGAGCATTGCTCGCTTTGAAAAAATCCACCCCATCAGCCCAACTCAAAACAACCAATCATAA
- the mutM gene encoding bifunctional DNA-formamidopyrimidine glycosylase/DNA-(apurinic or apyrimidinic site) lyase has protein sequence MPELPEVETTKKSLDPLLNQTVAAVHVHQPKLRYMMPHDLDGLIGFQLSLVERRAKYLLLHFRHDADNANKVLLVHLGMSGSLQQHPINSNAPIARKHDHLIISFGDVALHYHDPRRFGIILWADNDAHLDNKDNAKDRFLAHLGVEPLDDAFNTDYLYRHIHRLNDTNSPCAKPTKAITKPIKTLIMDQTVVVGVGNIYAAESLFLSGIHPAKPAHQISKEQIAELVKHIKQILAEAIKKGGSTLRDFTVGGGKTGYFQQTLLAYGNHGKPCTQCGSLLENQKICGRASVYCPTCQPLSTTKE, from the coding sequence ATGCCAGAATTACCCGAAGTTGAGACCACCAAAAAAAGCTTAGACCCACTACTTAATCAAACCGTTGCCGCTGTTCATGTACATCAGCCCAAGCTACGCTACATGATGCCACATGATTTAGATGGCTTAATTGGTTTTCAATTATCCTTGGTAGAACGCCGAGCCAAATATCTACTTTTGCATTTTCGTCATGATGCAGATAATGCTAATAAGGTACTACTTGTTCATTTAGGAATGTCAGGTAGCTTGCAACAACACCCCATCAACAGCAATGCTCCCATCGCCAGAAAACATGATCATCTCATCATCAGCTTTGGCGATGTCGCCCTGCATTACCACGACCCACGCCGTTTTGGCATCATACTTTGGGCGGATAATGACGCACATCTTGATAATAAGGACAATGCAAAAGATAGATTCTTAGCTCATCTGGGTGTTGAGCCTTTAGATGATGCTTTTAATACTGATTATCTATATCGGCATATCCATAGACTCAATGATACCAATAGTCCTTGTGCTAAGCCCACTAAAGCCATAACCAAACCCATTAAAACTCTCATCATGGACCAAACGGTCGTGGTAGGAGTGGGTAATATCTATGCTGCCGAGAGTCTTTTTTTGTCAGGCATTCACCCTGCCAAACCCGCCCATCAAATCAGCAAAGAGCAAATTGCCGAGCTGGTCAAGCACATCAAGCAGATTTTGGCAGAAGCCATCAAAAAAGGCGGTTCAACTTTGCGTGATTTTACGGTAGGTGGTGGCAAAACGGGGTATTTTCAACAGACTTTGCTTGCTTATGGCAATCACGGCAAGCCCTGCACCCAATGCGGTAGTCTTCTGGAAAATCAAAAAATCTGTGGGCGAGCAAGCGTCTATTGCCCCACTTGTCAGCCATTATCCACAACCAAAGAATAG
- a CDS encoding RelA/SpoT family protein gives MVQIREGLPLLSGENSDTDSATLAASLVAKELHPDFKAQLAHPKLKTTLDHSEQTQTPATISESDIDVETWLSTVAERIGKDDLPMLRRACDFVRVQASKPHASRSGAYATGIGMADILAYLFQDENALVASMLYRTARRELVSLDTIRHNFGEDIAHLVADTLAMGRLSESIEENKRLEDYFKSEQRDQLSTIYSMLISTTNDVRAVLIKLAERTFAMRELSFAPPDRQKRVAREVMTIYAPLAHRLSIAQLKWELEDLAFRYLAPDEYKKIANLLAEKRSEREFYIETVQADLSNALITAGIKAEVSGRVKHIYSIWRKMKKKNLSFDQLYDIRALRVLVDTNTECYHTLGIVHGLWRHIPEQFDDYITNPKPNGYKSLHTAVIANHRTLEVQIRTFDMHFEAELGKAAHVNYKEGLKAKKDDYLTQKISSLRQLLGNDKLENVELDDELDLEDNERIYVFSRDGDITELPKGATVLDFAYHVHTEVGNRAQGAKVNGRYVPLTHQPKTGDQVEIITKSNREPNRDWLVASLGYIHTNRAKSKLRQWFNKQDRDKNIEFGRAMFLRELDRFSINPSQVELSDYLEEFNAKNEEDLFVSLVMGDVGVVQLVGRISHRLNLNTPPVDEGSIEIKTPSRPNKYQIDLQGLDNVEIHLAGCCTPVHGEPIAGFVTVSHGVSIHHASCLEYLRLIDKEPERHISANWQTAFGRYQPVTVHVEAYNRKGLLRDLVNIIDKEKVNIHRAETISSDETISHMKFYVEVAGLAHLSRLLAKIEQQPDVLHARRSTN, from the coding sequence GTGGTACAAATTCGTGAAGGCTTACCACTACTAAGCGGCGAAAATAGCGACACCGACAGTGCGACATTGGCGGCAAGTTTGGTTGCCAAAGAGCTACACCCAGATTTTAAGGCACAGCTGGCTCACCCAAAACTAAAAACCACTCTAGATCATTCCGAGCAGACGCAGACCCCTGCCACCATCAGTGAGTCCGACATTGATGTGGAAACTTGGTTATCCACCGTTGCTGAACGCATTGGCAAAGACGATTTGCCGATGCTTCGCCGTGCTTGCGACTTTGTTAGGGTGCAAGCAAGCAAGCCTCACGCTAGTCGCTCAGGTGCTTATGCCACAGGCATCGGCATGGCAGATATTTTGGCATATCTATTTCAAGATGAGAACGCCTTGGTTGCCTCCATGCTTTATCGCACAGCACGCCGAGAGTTGGTCAGCCTTGACACCATCAGACATAATTTTGGCGAAGACATCGCCCATCTGGTCGCAGACACACTGGCAATGGGGCGACTGTCTGAAAGTATCGAAGAGAACAAACGCCTAGAAGACTATTTTAAAAGCGAACAACGAGATCAGCTGTCCACTATTTATAGTATGCTCATCAGCACCACCAACGATGTTCGTGCCGTACTCATCAAGCTGGCTGAACGCACCTTTGCCATGCGTGAACTGTCTTTTGCACCCCCCGATCGCCAAAAGCGAGTTGCTCGTGAAGTGATGACCATCTACGCACCACTGGCACACCGCCTATCTATCGCTCAGCTTAAATGGGAATTAGAAGACTTGGCGTTTCGCTACCTTGCCCCTGACGAATACAAAAAAATCGCCAACCTACTTGCCGAAAAACGCAGCGAACGAGAATTCTACATTGAAACTGTTCAAGCTGATTTAAGTAACGCACTCATCACAGCAGGCATCAAGGCAGAAGTATCGGGGCGTGTCAAGCACATCTACTCCATCTGGCGTAAGATGAAAAAGAAGAACCTATCATTTGACCAGCTCTACGACATTCGTGCCTTGCGAGTGTTGGTTGATACCAATACCGAATGCTATCACACCTTAGGGATTGTGCATGGACTATGGCGACATATTCCAGAGCAGTTTGATGACTACATCACCAACCCTAAGCCGAACGGCTACAAGTCGCTACATACTGCCGTCATTGCCAATCATCGCACACTAGAAGTACAAATACGCACCTTTGACATGCACTTTGAAGCAGAGCTTGGCAAAGCGGCTCATGTGAATTATAAAGAAGGTCTAAAAGCCAAAAAAGACGACTATTTAACTCAAAAAATCAGCTCACTACGCCAATTACTTGGCAATGATAAACTAGAAAATGTTGAGTTAGATGACGAACTCGATTTAGAAGACAACGAACGCATCTATGTCTTTAGCCGTGATGGCGACATTACCGAGCTACCCAAAGGAGCAACCGTCCTAGATTTTGCGTATCATGTGCACACTGAAGTTGGCAACCGAGCTCAAGGAGCAAAGGTTAATGGACGCTATGTGCCACTCACACATCAGCCCAAGACAGGTGACCAAGTAGAAATCATCACCAAGTCCAACCGAGAGCCTAATCGTGATTGGCTCGTTGCTTCGCTTGGGTACATTCATACCAACCGTGCCAAATCCAAACTTCGCCAATGGTTTAACAAACAAGATAGAGACAAGAACATTGAATTCGGTCGTGCCATGTTCTTGCGTGAGCTTGATAGATTTTCCATCAACCCAAGTCAGGTAGAGCTTAGCGACTATCTAGAAGAATTTAATGCCAAAAATGAAGAAGATTTGTTCGTCTCCTTAGTGATGGGCGATGTGGGCGTGGTGCAGTTGGTTGGTAGAATCAGTCATCGCCTAAATCTCAACACACCACCTGTTGATGAAGGCAGCATTGAAATCAAAACGCCATCTCGCCCCAACAAATATCAAATTGACTTACAAGGGCTTGATAATGTTGAAATCCATCTGGCTGGGTGCTGTACACCCGTGCATGGCGAACCGATTGCTGGTTTTGTTACCGTGTCGCATGGCGTAAGCATTCACCACGCCAGTTGCCTTGAATACCTAAGATTGATTGATAAAGAACCTGAACGCCATATCAGTGCAAATTGGCAGACAGCTTTTGGGCGTTATCAGCCTGTAACCGTTCATGTCGAAGCTTATAATCGCAAAGGGCTACTTCGTGATTTGGTCAATATCATTGATAAAGAAAAAGTTAATATTCACCGTGCCGAAACCATCTCATCTGACGAGACCATCAGTCATATGAAATTTTATGTTGAAGTGGCAGGTTTGGCACACTTGTCACGCCTGCTTGCCAAGATTGAACAACAACCTGATGTTCTGCACGCCAGACGCAGTACCAACTAA
- a CDS encoding OmpA family protein translates to MKFNKIALAVLATATTAASAGVTVSPLLLGYHYNDEAHDKQREVLRTGKTLETNQKHTDGVALESDLWVGAALGVELTPSTQLQVEYGLSSADAQASKKSAEMAANRFDSEQQTISGNFLIGLGNSNAKLKPYVLIGAGQQKTKVENQVAYTADAANAPYGDIAQNQQVAAGTKVTSSKDTIGNIGLGARYLVNDALALRGEARAIHNFDNKWWEGLALAGLEVTLGGRLAPAAVIVEPVVPVVPVEPVVPVVEEPVEEITVVEPVETIIDSDFDGVPDHLDACPDTPRNVVVDARGCPQTVVLEEQLRRELRVFFDRDQSAIKPQFREEVAKVAQSMNEFPNATAVIEGHASKDSNRSSAKYNQRLSEARANAVKLMLANEFGIAPNRLSAIGYGFDRPIAPNTTDEGRALNRRVIAVITGNKSTTVEQTKDMVIR, encoded by the coding sequence ATGAAATTCAATAAAATCGCTCTAGCGGTACTTGCTACTGCAACGACCGCAGCTTCTGCTGGCGTAACTGTGAGCCCACTACTACTAGGCTATCATTATAATGATGAGGCTCATGACAAACAGCGTGAAGTGTTGCGTACTGGTAAAACACTTGAGACCAACCAAAAGCATACTGATGGTGTTGCTCTTGAGAGTGATCTATGGGTAGGTGCTGCACTTGGCGTAGAACTAACCCCATCTACCCAACTACAAGTTGAGTATGGTTTGTCTAGTGCGGATGCACAAGCTTCTAAGAAATCAGCAGAAATGGCCGCAAACCGTTTTGATTCAGAGCAACAAACTATTAGCGGTAACTTCCTAATCGGTTTGGGTAATTCTAATGCCAAGTTAAAGCCATATGTTTTAATTGGTGCTGGTCAACAAAAAACTAAAGTTGAGAACCAAGTAGCTTATACTGCTGACGCAGCAAACGCACCTTATGGCGACATCGCTCAAAATCAACAAGTTGCTGCAGGCACTAAAGTTACTAGCTCAAAAGATACGATTGGTAACATCGGTCTAGGTGCTCGCTACCTAGTAAATGACGCATTGGCTCTTCGTGGTGAGGCTCGTGCGATCCACAACTTTGACAACAAATGGTGGGAAGGTCTAGCTTTGGCAGGCTTGGAAGTAACTCTAGGCGGTCGCTTGGCACCAGCTGCTGTGATTGTAGAGCCTGTAGTTCCTGTGGTACCTGTAGAGCCTGTAGTTCCTGTGGTTGAAGAGCCAGTGGAAGAAATCACTGTTGTAGAACCTGTTGAGACTATCATTGATAGCGATTTTGATGGTGTGCCAGATCACCTAGATGCTTGCCCAGATACGCCACGCAATGTAGTGGTTGATGCACGTGGCTGCCCACAAACTGTCGTACTAGAGGAACAACTACGCCGTGAACTACGCGTATTCTTCGACCGTGACCAGTCTGCAATCAAACCACAATTCCGTGAAGAAGTTGCAAAAGTTGCACAGTCTATGAATGAGTTCCCGAATGCTACTGCTGTTATTGAAGGACATGCATCTAAAGACAGCAACCGTTCAAGTGCTAAGTACAACCAACGCCTATCAGAAGCGCGTGCAAACGCTGTTAAGCTAATGTTAGCTAACGAGTTTGGTATCGCACCTAACCGTCTAAGTGCTATTGGCTACGGCTTCGACCGTCCAATCGCTCCAAACACTACTGACGAAGGTCGTGCGTTGAACCGCCGTGTAATCGCTGTGATTACTGGCAACAAATCAACTACTGTAGAACAAACTAAAGATATGGTTATTCGATAA